Proteins from a genomic interval of Candidatus Woesearchaeota archaeon:
- a CDS encoding uL15 family ribosomal protein: protein MTVNRRKKVSRQRGSHTHGWGSKKKHRGSGNRGGRGRAGTGKRADQMKTLYWKKRYFGKMGFKYHGVEENVNAINLDDLQEKIPFLISQKLITEDKGTYNIDLGKLGYNKLLGTGNASKKMKINVKYASENAVEKIKDSGGEVILAEKKQLPPKQGKKEETVKK, encoded by the coding sequence ATGACTGTTAACAGAAGAAAAAAAGTAAGCAGGCAGAGAGGCTCTCACACCCACGGATGGGGCTCGAAGAAGAAGCACAGAGGATCAGGAAACAGGGGAGGCAGGGGAAGAGCCGGAACCGGGAAAAGAGCAGACCAGATGAAGACCCTATACTGGAAAAAAAGATATTTTGGAAAGATGGGCTTTAAATACCACGGCGTGGAAGAGAATGTAAATGCAATAAATTTAGACGACCTGCAGGAGAAGATTCCTTTTTTAATTTCGCAAAAGCTGATAACCGAGGATAAAGGAACTTATAATATTGATTTAGGCAAGTTAGGCTATAATAAACTGCTTGGAACGGGGAATGCTTCAAAAAAGATGAAAATAAATGTAAAATATGCGTCAGAAAATGCAGTTGAGAAGATAAAAGATTCAGGCGGAGAAGTGATTTTGGCTGAAAAAAAGCAATTGCCGCCTAAACAGGGAAAAAAAGAGGAGACTGTTAAAAAATAA
- a CDS encoding DUF106 domain-containing protein, whose translation MSFLDPVLGPLLQLNTFLAIFIISLIISLIIIIAYKYLTNQKLMKEMKDDLKKYQAETKQNKNDPKKVMEIQKKSMEINMKYMSHSMRPTLITLLPVILIYGWLAANFAYHPILPGQDFTTTLEFVEGATGNVMLNIIPEGIAISGNETQQIAGNKIVWKLTGKEGEYKLTYSLNNKTYSNEVLITKGRAYKQPEIALKGSVIKKITISNDKMIVMNLFGWKLGWLGTYIILSLIFSMGLRKLMKVY comes from the coding sequence ATGAGCTTTTTAGATCCTGTTTTAGGCCCTCTTCTTCAGCTAAATACTTTTTTGGCGATTTTTATTATTTCACTTATTATTTCACTCATTATAATAATTGCTTACAAGTATCTTACGAATCAAAAACTGATGAAAGAGATGAAGGATGACCTTAAGAAGTATCAGGCTGAGACGAAGCAGAACAAGAATGACCCCAAGAAAGTCATGGAGATCCAGAAGAAATCAATGGAGATCAATATGAAGTACATGTCGCATTCAATGAGGCCTACATTGATCACGCTTTTGCCCGTAATACTTATTTATGGGTGGCTTGCTGCTAATTTTGCCTATCATCCGATACTGCCTGGCCAGGATTTCACAACAACTTTGGAGTTTGTTGAAGGAGCAACAGGAAATGTTATGCTGAATATTATTCCTGAAGGGATTGCAATAAGCGGTAATGAGACGCAGCAGATTGCTGGCAATAAAATAGTATGGAAACTGACTGGGAAAGAAGGCGAATATAAGTTAACATATTCTCTGAATAACAAGACTTACAGCAATGAAGTGCTGATCACAAAAGGACGCGCTTACAAACAGCCTGAGATTGCGCTTAAAGGCAGCGTGATCAAGAAGATCACAATTAGCAATGATAAGATGATTGTGATGAATCTGTTCGGATGGAAATTAGGTTGGCTTGGGACTTATATCATTCTGTCTTTGATCTTCAGCATGGGCCTGAGAAAGCTGATGAAGGTTTATTGA
- a CDS encoding 30S ribosomal protein S5, whose amino-acid sequence MIAPEAVEEEKLEIEAKDVIEAVPEEEEIEKEIPKGSFDRERWNPKTSIGKKVKSGEINDIDQIIDNGLKIMEPEIVDILMPDAEIDLLLIGQSKGKFGGGKRRVFRQTQKKTREGNKPRFSTVVVIGNRNGHIGMGYGKARETVPAREKAMKSAKLNLIKVRRGCGSWQCGCRTPHSIPFKVTGKSGSVKLTLMPAPKGTGLVLEPECQKILRIAGIKDVWSDSLGQTVTKINLVNACFDALKQTMKVKASTRNIEETGSAEGRVKKENV is encoded by the coding sequence ATGATCGCGCCTGAGGCTGTTGAGGAGGAAAAGCTCGAGATAGAAGCCAAAGATGTTATAGAGGCAGTCCCTGAGGAAGAAGAGATTGAGAAGGAAATCCCAAAAGGATCATTTGACAGGGAAAGATGGAATCCCAAAACCAGCATTGGCAAAAAGGTGAAAAGCGGGGAGATTAATGATATTGACCAGATAATTGACAACGGCCTAAAGATAATGGAGCCTGAGATCGTGGATATTCTGATGCCTGATGCAGAGATTGACCTGCTTCTCATCGGCCAGTCGAAAGGAAAGTTCGGCGGCGGAAAGAGAAGGGTTTTCAGGCAGACTCAGAAGAAAACAAGAGAGGGAAACAAGCCAAGATTCTCAACTGTTGTTGTCATCGGGAACCGCAACGGGCATATCGGCATGGGCTATGGCAAGGCGCGCGAGACAGTTCCTGCAAGAGAAAAAGCAATGAAAAGCGCGAAATTAAATTTAATAAAAGTAAGAAGAGGATGCGGAAGCTGGCAGTGCGGATGCAGAACCCCGCATTCAATTCCATTTAAAGTCACTGGTAAAAGCGGGTCTGTGAAATTAACATTAATGCCTGCGCCAAAAGGAACAGGATTGGTGCTTGAGCCGGAATGCCAGAAGATATTAAGAATAGCGGGGATAAAGGATGTTTGGTCTGATTCACTTGGCCAGACTGTGACAAAGATAAACCTTGTCAATGCGTGCTTTGATGCTTTAAAGCAGACTATGAAAGTGAAAGCTAGCACGCGAAATATTGAAGAAACAGGATCAGCGGAAGGAAGGGTAAAGAAAGAAAATGTCTAA
- a CDS encoding uL30 family ribosomal protein, translating to MSKKLAIVRVRGTTGIKSGIKDTLTMLNLYKRNFCIVVDDNPSNKGMIKKAENYVAWGEIDDETLKLVEKRKEEGKKFCRLNSPKKGYGRKGLKHAFAVGGALGYRGEKINDLIRRML from the coding sequence ATGTCTAAAAAACTGGCGATTGTAAGGGTAAGGGGAACTACCGGGATAAAAAGCGGGATAAAAGACACTTTGACTATGCTCAATCTCTACAAAAGGAATTTCTGCATTGTGGTAGATGATAACCCGTCAAATAAAGGAATGATCAAAAAGGCTGAGAACTATGTTGCATGGGGCGAGATTGATGATGAAACACTGAAACTTGTTGAAAAAAGAAAAGAAGAAGGCAAGAAATTCTGCAGGCTGAATTCCCCAAAAAAAGGATATGGAAGAAAGGGCTTGAAGCATGCTTTCGCTGTCGGCGGAGCTCTCGGCTACAGGGGAGAGAAGATAAATGACCTTATCAGGAGGATGCTGTAG
- a CDS encoding 30S ribosomal protein S4e, whose amino-acid sequence MKKHLKRLAAPKSWPIKRKGEKFITRPLAGSHEFGLATSLAIMLKDLLHIAKNNREVKHILNSKDILVDGKRRKEPRFLIGLMDVLSIPETKESFRVLLDKKGRLRLAKISDDEAKIKLSKIINKTVIRGGKTQLNLSDSRNVLAEKGDYKSNDVLVLNLPDQKISNVLKFEKGASAYTTGGKHIAELAVIEEIKGDVVSLNSNDKKFEARKEQCFVVGKEKPLIKIE is encoded by the coding sequence ATGAAAAAACACCTAAAAAGACTGGCGGCGCCAAAGTCGTGGCCAATTAAAAGGAAAGGAGAGAAATTCATAACCCGGCCGTTGGCTGGTTCTCATGAGTTTGGGCTTGCCACATCTCTGGCCATAATGCTGAAAGACCTGCTTCATATTGCAAAAAACAATAGGGAAGTGAAGCATATCCTGAACAGCAAGGACATACTAGTAGACGGAAAAAGAAGAAAAGAGCCGCGTTTCCTTATCGGCCTGATGGATGTGCTTTCAATACCTGAGACAAAAGAGAGCTTCAGGGTGCTGCTGGACAAAAAAGGAAGGCTTAGGCTGGCCAAAATAAGCGATGATGAAGCAAAAATAAAATTGTCCAAAATAATAAACAAAACTGTAATAAGAGGCGGAAAGACGCAGCTGAATCTTAGCGACAGCAGAAATGTTTTGGCTGAAAAAGGCGATTATAAATCCAATGATGTGCTTGTTTTGAATTTGCCAGACCAGAAAATAAGCAATGTGCTGAAATTTGAAAAGGGGGCCAGCGCCTATACAACCGGCGGGAAGCACATCGCAGAATTGGCAGTTATTGAGGAAATAAAGGGCGATGTTGTATCGTTAAATTCAAATGATAAAAAATTTGAAGCAAGAAAAGAACAATGCTTTGTTGTAGGAAAGGAAAAGCCGCTAATAAAAATTGAATGA
- a CDS encoding translation initiation factor, producing the protein MSEICSKCGLPKELCVCETIAKETQKIIVALEKKKFNKVYTVIEGVDSKEIDMKELIKNLKSKFACGGTIKSGKVELQGDHKHKVKEELVRLGFAPETIEVQ; encoded by the coding sequence ATGAGCGAAATATGCTCTAAGTGCGGATTGCCGAAAGAACTTTGCGTCTGCGAAACAATAGCTAAGGAAACCCAGAAAATAATAGTGGCGCTGGAGAAGAAGAAATTCAACAAGGTGTATACTGTTATTGAGGGCGTTGACAGCAAAGAAATTGACATGAAAGAGCTGATAAAGAACCTAAAAAGCAAATTTGCCTGCGGCGGAACGATAAAAAGCGGAAAGGTTGAGCTGCAGGGAGACCACAAGCACAAGGTAAAGGAAGAATTGGTTCGTTTGGGATTCGCGCCAGAAACAATCGAAGTGCAATAA
- a CDS encoding 50S ribosomal protein L32e — translation MSKLLELRKAIKAKKPVFLRQDYHKKKELGRKWRKPKGLHSKMRHHFKGKTRCVAHGWGSPAEVKYLHPSGLKQIMVNSVEELKKINAKTEGAMVAAAVGMKKKVEILKKAIELGIKVLNIKDTGSYLKEQEEKLKERKKRRTELKETKKEEKKSDKLEEKVAPELSDEDRKKQEKLEKEKVLTKKDAV, via the coding sequence ATGAGCAAGCTGCTTGAACTAAGAAAAGCAATAAAGGCAAAGAAGCCGGTTTTTCTCAGGCAGGACTACCATAAAAAGAAAGAGCTTGGAAGAAAGTGGAGAAAGCCGAAGGGGCTTCATTCAAAAATGAGGCACCATTTCAAAGGAAAAACCAGATGCGTTGCCCACGGATGGGGCTCGCCGGCTGAAGTGAAATATCTGCACCCGTCTGGACTGAAGCAGATCATGGTGAATTCAGTTGAAGAACTTAAAAAAATAAACGCGAAAACAGAAGGCGCGATGGTTGCGGCAGCTGTTGGAATGAAAAAGAAAGTTGAGATTTTAAAAAAGGCTATTGAACTTGGAATAAAAGTGCTTAACATTAAAGATACAGGGTCTTATTTAAAAGAGCAGGAAGAAAAGCTGAAAGAAAGAAAAAAGAGGCGCACAGAGCTCAAAGAAACCAAAAAAGAAGAGAAAAAATCAGATAAACTGGAAGAAAAGGTTGCACCAGAGCTGAGCGATGAAGACAGGAAGAAGCAGGAGAAGCTTGAAAAAGAAAAAGTACTGACAAAGAAGGATGCGGTGTAA
- the rpl6p gene encoding 50S ribosomal protein L6 — protein MKKGAIEAVIEIPGGVEATLDGGILTLKSAKNEASKKLTSEKIKLALEGNKLKLSTKKSSKKEKKLIGSFRAHIKNLIEGIREPHVYKLKICSGHFPMNVSIAGNDLTVKNFLGEKIPRKLKLKKGASVKIEGSEITIESSNKELAGQAAADIEQLTKRPNYDPRIFQDGIYITIKNGKEVK, from the coding sequence ATGAAAAAGGGCGCAATTGAGGCAGTTATAGAAATTCCCGGCGGAGTAGAGGCAACGCTGGATGGAGGAATATTAACGCTGAAGTCTGCTAAAAATGAGGCATCAAAAAAGCTTACCAGCGAAAAAATAAAGCTCGCGCTGGAAGGCAATAAGCTGAAACTGTCGACTAAAAAAAGCTCGAAAAAGGAAAAGAAGCTCATTGGCTCATTTAGGGCGCACATTAAAAATCTCATTGAGGGCATCAGGGAGCCGCACGTGTACAAGCTTAAAATCTGCTCCGGGCATTTTCCAATGAATGTTTCAATTGCAGGCAATGACCTGACTGTTAAAAATTTTTTGGGAGAAAAAATACCGAGAAAGCTGAAGCTGAAAAAAGGCGCCAGTGTAAAGATTGAAGGCAGCGAAATAACAATTGAATCTTCAAATAAGGAGCTTGCAGGCCAGGCAGCGGCAGATATAGAGCAGCTTACAAAAAGGCCGAATTATGATCCAAGAATTTTTCAGGATGGGATTTACATCACAATAAAAAATGGAAAGGAAGTAAAATGA
- the secY gene encoding preprotein translocase subunit SecY translates to MPGFQNLLMNLPGVEGPKQRVLSFKEKLKWTLIILVLFYVLSLIPLFGLGPNQLQRFEFLAVILGAKFGSIMSLGIGPIVTASIVLQLLNGSGIVKFDLTTHEGKQYFQGVQKILSVFFILLEAAIYVFMGGLAPSPGFIGTGVYFQLQLLLIFQLLLGGLLVLFMDEVVSKWGFGSGISLFIAAGVSESIFIRALSWLHPATNPESFVGAIPEFFRSLATQNPIGAGLAIASIIATIVVFAIAVYGQAMKIEIPLSFGRIRGHGIRWPLHFIYTSNIPVILVAALLANVQLLATLLQNWGHPLLGTFTSQGSPASGFVLLVTPPNVVRSLIEGSLTGFDIWRAAVYTLFMIAGAIVFSIFWVQTSGMDARSQAKQMMASGLQIPGFRRDERVLERLLDRYIWPLTVMGAILVGFLASLADISGALSNGTGILLAVMIIYRLYEDIAKQHMMDMNPMMRKFMGG, encoded by the coding sequence ATGCCTGGTTTTCAAAATTTGCTGATGAACCTTCCAGGCGTGGAAGGGCCGAAGCAGAGAGTGCTTTCCTTTAAGGAAAAGCTGAAGTGGACACTGATAATCCTTGTTCTTTTTTATGTTCTGAGCCTTATTCCTCTTTTTGGATTAGGGCCGAACCAGCTGCAAAGATTTGAGTTTTTGGCCGTTATATTGGGCGCTAAATTTGGCTCTATAATGTCTCTTGGAATCGGGCCTATAGTGACAGCATCAATTGTGCTGCAGTTGCTGAATGGGTCGGGAATAGTGAAGTTTGACCTGACAACGCATGAAGGAAAGCAATATTTCCAGGGCGTGCAGAAAATCTTGTCTGTGTTTTTCATATTGCTTGAAGCTGCTATTTATGTTTTTATGGGCGGATTGGCTCCATCTCCAGGCTTCATCGGAACAGGAGTTTATTTTCAGCTGCAATTATTGCTCATATTTCAATTATTGTTAGGAGGATTGCTTGTCCTGTTTATGGATGAAGTTGTCAGCAAGTGGGGATTTGGGTCCGGAATCAGCCTGTTTATTGCCGCCGGAGTGTCGGAAAGCATTTTCATAAGGGCATTAAGCTGGCTGCATCCTGCAACTAATCCTGAAAGCTTTGTCGGAGCAATCCCGGAATTTTTCAGATCATTGGCTACGCAGAATCCTATAGGAGCTGGGCTTGCAATCGCATCCATAATTGCAACAATAGTTGTTTTTGCAATAGCAGTTTATGGGCAGGCTATGAAAATAGAAATACCATTAAGCTTCGGAAGAATAAGAGGGCACGGCATAAGATGGCCTCTGCATTTTATTTATACCAGCAACATACCCGTTATTTTAGTTGCTGCTTTGCTTGCCAATGTGCAATTACTGGCGACATTGCTGCAGAACTGGGGGCACCCTTTGCTTGGGACTTTTACATCGCAAGGAAGCCCTGCATCGGGGTTTGTTCTTTTAGTTACGCCGCCGAATGTTGTCCGCAGCCTGATTGAGGGCAGCTTGACAGGATTTGACATATGGCGCGCTGCGGTTTATACTTTATTTATGATTGCAGGCGCAATAGTTTTTTCGATATTCTGGGTTCAGACATCCGGCATGGATGCGCGAAGCCAGGCAAAGCAAATGATGGCATCTGGATTGCAGATTCCGGGATTCAGGAGAGATGAAAGGGTGCTTGAAAGATTATTGGACAGGTATATATGGCCGCTTACTGTAATGGGAGCAATTCTTGTGGGTTTTTTAGCTTCGCTTGCCGATATTTCAGGAGCATTAAGCAATGGAACTGGAATTTTATTGGCTGTTATGATTATTTACAGGCTATATGAGGATATTGCAAAGCAGCACATGATGGACATGAATCCAATGATGAGAAAATTTATGGGAGGATGA
- a CDS encoding 30S ribosomal protein S8, with the protein MALNDPISDVLSSIMNAEKIGRKECAVRGSKIIKEVLNILNRYNYVGLFKEDETRRGSYLTVSLLGSINKCGVIKPRHSVSKNNFEKFEKRYLPAKNFGVLIVSTNKGLKSDEDAKKEKLGGRLIAYCY; encoded by the coding sequence ATGGCATTAAATGATCCGATTTCAGATGTGTTGTCATCGATAATGAACGCTGAAAAAATAGGCAGGAAGGAATGTGCTGTTAGAGGCTCGAAAATAATCAAGGAAGTCCTCAATATTTTAAACAGATATAATTATGTCGGATTGTTCAAGGAAGATGAAACAAGGCGGGGCTCATACTTGACAGTCAGCCTTCTTGGCAGCATAAACAAGTGCGGGGTCATAAAGCCAAGGCACAGCGTGAGCAAAAATAATTTTGAGAAATTTGAAAAACGGTATCTGCCGGCAAAAAATTTCGGCGTACTGATCGTTTCAACAAACAAGGGCCTAAAAAGCGATGAAGATGCTAAAAAGGAAAAACTCGGAGGACGGCTGATAGCTTATTGTTACTAG
- a CDS encoding 30S ribosomal protein S14 codes for MTTSYYKKLLKQLRAKPAKLKRFAKFNAPKERKYGIGTKKCRRCGRTGGHIGKYGLNLCRQCFRDIAVKIGWKKYS; via the coding sequence ATGACTACAAGCTATTATAAAAAATTACTGAAACAGCTCAGGGCAAAGCCGGCAAAGCTTAAGAGATTTGCAAAGTTCAATGCGCCGAAAGAAAGAAAGTACGGCATTGGAACAAAGAAATGCAGGCGCTGCGGAAGAACAGGCGGCCATATAGGCAAATACGGCTTAAATCTCTGCAGGCAATGCTTTCGAGACATTGCTGTAAAGATTGGCTGGAAAAAATACAGTTGA
- a CDS encoding 50S ribosomal protein L18 — translation MKNTFTVRFRRRRTGKTDYKKRLALLLSNKLRLVIRTSLKNIILQAAEYQTSGDRIVASAHSGELEKLGWSINKGNIPAAYLTGLLFGKKMKEKKIGDVVLDIGMQRSVKASRLYAALKGVLDAGINVPHSKDILPDENRTSGKHIQDYTKKEVQKMFTNVKEKILAK, via the coding sequence ATGAAAAATACATTTACAGTAAGATTCAGGAGAAGGAGAACCGGGAAAACAGACTATAAGAAAAGGCTAGCTCTGCTGCTGTCAAACAAACTCCGCTTAGTAATAAGAACGTCATTGAAAAACATAATTTTGCAGGCTGCAGAGTACCAAACTTCAGGCGATAGGATAGTGGCATCTGCGCATTCAGGCGAGCTTGAGAAATTAGGATGGAGCATCAATAAAGGCAACATACCTGCTGCTTATCTTACAGGGCTTTTATTCGGAAAAAAGATGAAAGAGAAAAAGATCGGTGATGTTGTGCTTGATATAGGAATGCAGAGATCTGTTAAGGCTTCAAGGCTATACGCTGCGCTAAAAGGCGTGCTCGATGCCGGCATAAATGTTCCGCATTCAAAAGATATACTGCCTGACGAAAACAGGACAAGCGGGAAGCACATACAGGATTACACTAAAAAAGAAGTCCAAAAAATGTTTACAAATGTAAAGGAGAAGATACTTGCAAAATGA
- a CDS encoding 50S ribosomal protein L5 → MQTNAMKEIRIEKLTLNIGAGKDQTLLEKGMKLLKSMTGMAPIKTVTNKRIPTWGLRPGLPIGCKVTLRGKKAAELLKRLLESKANKLKESQFDDYGNMAFGIPEYIDIPDVKYDPEIGVIGLEACVTLERPGFRVKKRKLCKGKIAKDHQIKKDDAMNFMKTNFGIKIGEEE, encoded by the coding sequence ATGCAAACCAATGCAATGAAAGAAATAAGGATAGAGAAGCTGACATTGAATATCGGGGCAGGAAAAGACCAGACATTGCTAGAGAAAGGAATGAAGCTGCTAAAAAGCATGACAGGCATGGCCCCAATAAAGACGGTTACAAATAAAAGGATACCTACATGGGGCTTAAGGCCCGGATTGCCAATTGGCTGCAAAGTTACATTAAGGGGAAAAAAGGCAGCTGAGCTGCTTAAAAGGCTGCTTGAATCAAAGGCAAATAAGCTTAAAGAGAGCCAGTTTGACGACTATGGAAACATGGCATTCGGAATTCCGGAGTACATTGACATACCTGATGTAAAATATGACCCTGAAATAGGGGTAATCGGATTAGAGGCATGCGTTACTTTGGAAAGGCCCGGGTTCAGGGTTAAAAAAAGAAAACTCTGCAAAGGCAAAATAGCAAAAGACCACCAGATAAAAAAAGATGATGCGATGAATTTTATGAAAACAAATTTCGGTATAAAAATAGGCGAGGAAGAATGA
- a CDS encoding 30S ribosomal protein S17, with protein sequence MDKIKNIGIEVKSPEKACDDRHCPFHGSLKARGRIFTAAVIAAKSNKSATVEWERRVLIKKYERYEKRRTQVRVHNPPCIDAKEGDAVKIAECRPISKTKKFVIIEKTGKENAGTKSKSN encoded by the coding sequence ATGGATAAAATCAAAAATATAGGAATAGAAGTGAAATCGCCTGAAAAAGCTTGTGATGACAGGCATTGCCCTTTTCACGGCAGCCTGAAAGCAAGGGGCAGGATTTTTACAGCAGCTGTTATTGCTGCAAAATCAAATAAATCCGCCACAGTAGAATGGGAAAGGCGTGTGCTTATAAAAAAATACGAGAGATATGAAAAAAGGAGAACACAGGTAAGGGTTCACAATCCTCCCTGCATAGACGCAAAAGAAGGCGATGCTGTTAAGATTGCTGAATGCAGGCCAATAAGCAAAACAAAAAAATTTGTAATAATCGAAAAAACCGGGAAAGAAAATGCAGGCACTAAAAGCAAGAGTAACTAG
- a CDS encoding 50S ribosomal protein L14 has protein sequence MQALKARVTRGLQRGSFLDVCDNSGAKLIKIVSVINKKTTKGRVETAGVADLILASVRKGKPEMRKQVVYAVIVRQRKEYRRADGLRVKFEDNAAVVLKDEKGNPKGTLLKGPIAKEIVERWPMVAKIATVVA, from the coding sequence ATGCAGGCACTAAAAGCAAGAGTAACTAGAGGGCTGCAAAGAGGCTCGTTCCTCGATGTATGCGATAATTCAGGGGCAAAGCTGATCAAGATAGTTTCAGTTATAAACAAAAAAACCACAAAGGGAAGAGTTGAAACAGCAGGTGTGGCTGACCTTATTTTGGCATCAGTAAGAAAAGGCAAGCCAGAGATGAGAAAACAGGTAGTGTATGCCGTTATAGTGAGGCAGAGAAAGGAGTACAGAAGAGCTGATGGGCTCAGGGTAAAATTCGAAGACAACGCAGCTGTCGTCTTGAAAGATGAAAAAGGCAATCCGAAAGGAACTTTGCTCAAGGGGCCTATTGCAAAAGAGATTGTAGAAAGGTGGCCAATGGTCGCAAAGATAGCGACGGTTGTAGCTTAA
- the rpmC gene encoding 50S ribosomal protein L29: MKFKELKLMGEADLKEKSSEIRKELMKLNSQVAMGTIIKNPGQIKGIKKTIARIKTILKTKEVKK, encoded by the coding sequence ATGAAATTTAAAGAGCTGAAGCTGATGGGAGAAGCTGACCTGAAAGAAAAGAGCAGCGAGATAAGAAAAGAGCTTATGAAATTAAATTCACAGGTTGCCATGGGAACAATAATAAAGAACCCGGGCCAGATAAAGGGCATTAAAAAAACAATTGCAAGAATAAAAACAATATTGAAGACCAAGGAGGTTAAAAAATAA
- a CDS encoding 50S ribosomal protein L24 produces the protein MFSKSWNSSSQPRKQRKYRANAPLHIKGKFLAAHLSKELRKAYNRRGMRLRAGDKVKIMVGQFRKQEGNVEKVDTKKERAYVAGIEIVKRDGSKTLYPIHPSNLMITGLNLEDKKRKKILERKNLKEVKNEKTPKKTGGAKVVAN, from the coding sequence ATGTTTTCAAAATCATGGAATAGCAGCAGTCAGCCAAGAAAGCAGCGCAAATACAGGGCTAATGCTCCGCTCCACATAAAGGGAAAATTCCTGGCTGCGCATTTATCCAAGGAGCTAAGAAAAGCCTACAACAGGAGAGGCATGCGCCTGAGAGCAGGCGATAAAGTGAAAATCATGGTTGGTCAGTTCAGGAAGCAAGAAGGAAATGTAGAAAAGGTTGACACAAAAAAAGAAAGGGCATATGTCGCAGGAATCGAAATCGTGAAAAGAGACGGCTCAAAAACACTCTACCCAATACACCCTTCAAATTTGATGATAACGGGATTGAATCTTGAAGATAAAAAACGAAAAAAGATACTGGAAAGAAAGAATTTAAAGGAAGTAAAAAATGAAAAAACACCTAAAAAGACTGGCGGCGCCAAAGTCGTGGCCAATTAA
- a CDS encoding 50S ribosomal protein L19e, with amino-acid sequence MELKIQKRLAAQVLKCSPKRIKFDVERLEEIKEAITKADIRSLIGGKGITRSQKKGVSRLKAKIRHLKKKEGRYKGFGSRKGRNTARLPPKRKWMNAVRLQRRFLKMLKAKKNIDNAVFYELYAKVKGGFFRSKRHLELYIQEHKLARLK; translated from the coding sequence ATGGAACTTAAAATTCAAAAACGATTAGCAGCCCAGGTTTTGAAATGCTCTCCTAAAAGGATAAAGTTTGATGTTGAAAGGCTTGAAGAGATAAAAGAAGCCATAACAAAGGCAGATATAAGGTCGCTGATAGGCGGCAAGGGAATAACACGCTCGCAGAAAAAAGGCGTTTCACGATTAAAGGCTAAAATAAGGCATCTGAAAAAAAAGGAAGGCCGCTATAAGGGATTTGGGAGCAGGAAAGGCAGAAATACAGCAAGATTGCCGCCTAAAAGAAAATGGATGAATGCTGTCAGGCTGCAAAGAAGGTTTTTGAAGATGCTGAAGGCTAAAAAAAATATCGACAATGCTGTGTTTTATGAGCTTTATGCCAAGGTCAAGGGCGGATTTTTCAGAAGCAAAAGGCACCTTGAGCTGTACATACAGGAGCATAAACTGGCAAGGCTAAAATGA